The following proteins are co-located in the Cryomorphaceae bacterium genome:
- a CDS encoding TGS domain-containing protein, protein MIEITLPDGAIKKFESGVTAMDVAMSISEGLARNVLAAEVNGEVWDATRPIHENAALRLLTWRDDESRAVLWHSSAHLMAEAIESLFPGVKFAIGPPVENGFYYDLDLG, encoded by the coding sequence ATCAAAAAATTTGAAAGCGGCGTAACCGCAATGGACGTTGCGATGAGCATCAGCGAGGGTCTGGCGCGCAACGTGCTGGCAGCCGAAGTAAACGGGGAGGTATGGGATGCAACACGCCCCATCCATGAAAATGCTGCGCTGCGTCTGCTTACCTGGCGAGACGACGAATCGCGTGCCGTACTCTGGCACTCCTCGGCTCACCTCATGGCCGAAGCCATCGAGTCGCTCTTTCCCGGAGTGAAATTCGCCATTGGCCCTCCGGTAGAAAACGGTTTTTACTACGACCTTGACCTGGG